From the Solanum stenotomum isolate F172 chromosome 4, ASM1918654v1, whole genome shotgun sequence genome, one window contains:
- the LOC125863315 gene encoding uncharacterized protein LOC125863315 translates to MQFFQVNSKTPSCHGIKNLILISCFACTIYFLYPFILVPNSNFLDYSFVSSHDQQFDISSPITLQNVVFGIASNAKSWSKRKEYVKLWWKPNEMRGCVFLEKKLPNSTTTTNDSISLPPICISNDISRFPYTNKGGSPSAIRVARVVSETVALNLNHSDVKWFVFGDDDTIFFQENLVKTLSKYDNGLWYYIGSNSESFIQNKFFSFDMAFGGAGFAISYPLAKILARVFDSCIERYPHLYGSDGRIHACLTELGVTLTHEPGFHQMDFLGNAFGLLAAHPIRPLVSLHHMEKIDPIFPNMTRMKSLEHLYHVANFDPQRILQQTVCYDRRFSWSVSVSWGYVVQVFEHNVQLPDAQRVQESYLPWKKNAYGTLYEFTTRKFEVDPCKRQLVYFLDEVSMGVDGIKTIYKKKAYENCTFTKNSPRKLDEIRVFSHKLELDKKQLLAPRRHCCDILPSTSDKVMEVGIRECKEDELIYMHN, encoded by the exons atgcaaTTTTTTCAAGTAAATAGCAAAACCCCATCTTGCCATGGCatcaaaaatcttattttaatttcttgttttgcttgcacaatttattttctatatccATTCATTCTTGTTCCAAATTCCAATTTTCTTGATTATTCCTTTGTTTCATCACATGATCAACAATTTGATATATCATCACCAATTACTCTTCAAAATGTTGTTTTTGGAATTGCATCTAATGCAAAATCATGGTCAAAGAGAAAAGAATATGTTAAACTTTGGTGGAAGCCAAATGAAATGAGGGGTTGTgtgtttcttgaaaaaaaattgcctaATAGTACAACTACTACAAATGATTCAATTTCTCTTCCTCcaatttgtatttcaaatgataTTTCAAGATTCCCATATACAAATAAAGGTGGGAGTCCATCAGCAATTAGAGTGGCACGTGTCGTGTCAGAGACAGTCGCGCttaatcttaatcattcagatgtGAAGTGGTTTGTTTTTGGAGATGATGATACTatttttttccaagaaaattTGGTCAAGACATTGTCTAAATATGACAATGGGCTTTGGTATTACATTGGGTCAAATTCAGAAAGTTTTATACAAAACAAGTTTTTCTCATTTGATATGGCTTTTGGTGGTGCTGGTTTTGCTATAAGTTATCCATTAGCTAAAATTTTGGCTAGAGTTTTTGATTCATGTATTGAGAGATATCCGCATCTTTATGGAAGTGATGGTAGAATTCATGCTTGTTTGACAGAACTTGGTGTTACATTAACACATGAGCCAGGCTTTCATCAG ATGGATTTTCTTGGAAATGCATTTGGATTATTGGCTGCACATCCAATTAGACCTTTGGTATCACTACATCACATGGAGAAAATTGATCCAATTTTCCCTAACATGACAAGAATGAAGTCCCTGGAGCATTTGTACCATGTTGCAAATTTTGATCCACAAAGGATTTTGCAGCAAACAGTATGTTACGATCGACGATTTTCGTGGTCGGTGTCAGTGTCATGGGGCTATGTTGTACAAGTTTTCGAGCACAATGTACAATTGCCTGATGCGCAACGCGTGCAGGAGAGCTACTTGCCCTGGAAAAAGAATGCTTATGGTACACTTTATGAGTTTACTACAAGGAAATTTGAGGTTGATCCATGTAAAAGACAACTTGTTTATTTCTTGGATGAAGTGTCTATGGGGGTTGATGGAATCAAGACAATTTACAAGAAGAAAGCATATGAGAATTGCACATTTACAAAGAATTCACCAAGGAAATTAGATGAAATCAGAGTGTTCTCTCACAAGTTAGAGCTTGACAAAAAGCAG TTGTTAGCACCAAGAAGGCATTGTTGTGATATATTACCTTCTACATCTGATAAAGTGATGGAAGTAGGGATAAGAGAATGCAAAGAAGATGAACTTATTTACATGCACAATTag